A genomic window from Yarrowia lipolytica chromosome 1D, complete sequence includes:
- a CDS encoding uncharacterized protein (Compare to YALI0D18403g, similar to Saccharomyces cerevisiae ATG26 (YLR189C); ancestral locus Anc_1.69, similar to uniprot|Q06321 Saccharomyces cerevisiae YLR189c UGT51 sterol glucosyltransferase (UDP- glucose:sterol glucosyltransferase)) — protein MLSASQFLKHRVSCLPMLNKVESDSTDGDPDDACQHPHDCNIFSVLVNGATDRLEGFFDESDEEDGDEVETPSTTTTAVSPSATMSAPSPTATAPAPHSGTHTPKSPLHSISHCPSFNSVAQALPHSLSPHSLCHTSSHEASRRGSAEQPSRTQSELARRIKTENILNSFHDSLEAAYEKCHGGANPEEHQSNKTEYFQQKLKGFAALDVDEQLIADYPVWLLKNVLIQGHLYITAKHMCFLSYLPRRQNANIRSGTLVKARKRSLREGTRYWCVLKNDSFSYYPDSTDVYFPAGTIDLSEALAAELCDDEGDVTEPESFRIVMPKKSVLFKADSHSAAHEWVKALQKEIFRAHNQGDTVRIVIPLQNIVDLEKTKIFEFATTIKTSVVESNETYAIDEYIFTFFKFGDDVLRTLTENGVEISGGNFSPRQSQLAVGHKHVTESVRDSTLLHASGHHHHFFHSAHHESDGKSNSKSHTSSRSHTPRNLTPQVTGEQPHERDEKRDSKLPRLPKFLRRFKDKVDDKCDDKPTLVPSFLKSRASSRRNSAEGSDRPNLASQRTSSSTLFPSAPPTPGSQPTTPGVHAPGSSTPGGSYGTTTPGTPASADSVSLAGTPGVAAPVGDIEGLNGNPMPAGIAAELKEKRKSGGATSSGAATGATTPGGAAAPGSTGNSSPGTPGGLGGPGAVGAGGPGVMGGAESAPAGTVPQQSHHAGISVVAPHDPAAAAAAAAADAAAPFTRGPGSGIPEIQDDSDSSDDDHWGHIGTAEVDEDPEQDTFKKKNKRFSTLSKVSDLWSGSTKHYGKHHTERLGDDDDKHLASAEEITESNERFQKRFALGTEERLIASYHCHLHRGGIPTYGKMYVSTNYVTFRSFLRTKTLMIVPLKVVENATKDSGFKFGYSGLVLTIQGYEEIFFEFASASHRDDAEVMLLRQLDIIRPHINDDIKSDDQYMLQSARLCTYEDALKAEANVEMPPVIIDGNLASVLPGLVTPQSKMLFTLLTIGSRGDVQPYISLGKALIEEGHRVRIATHSEFKDWIEGYGIEFKEVAGDPSELMKIMVDHGVFSVSFLRDAASKFRGWINELLASSWEACQGSDVLIESPSAMAGIHIAEALQIPYFRAFTMPWSRTRAYPHAFIVPDQKMGGSYNYLTYVMFDNVFWKGISGQVNRWRKKTLHLPRTNLDHMEQNKVPFLYNVSPAVLPPPVDFPDWIKITGYWFLDEGSKDYTPDDKLCRFMEKARNDGKKLVYIGFGSIVVSDPTALTKSVVESVLKADVRCILNKGWSDRLGKKDAKEPEIPLPEEVLQITNCPHDWLFPQIDACVHHGGSGTTGAGLRAGLPTIIKPFFGDQFFYANRVEDLGAGIHLRKLNVSQFSKALWEATHNERIIAKAAAVGRQIRSENGVISAIQAIYRDLDYARSLVQKKRGYTPTSDKEEETWTLVDDIERQMQDEVEKHNL, from the exons ATGCTCTCAGCGTCGCAGTTTCTCAAGCACCGGGTCTCCTGCCTGCCCAtgctcaacaaggtggAGTCAGATTCGACCGACGGAGACCCCGATGACGCCTGCCAGCATCCTCACGACTGCAACATCTTCTCGGTGTTAGTCAATGGTGCCACAGACCGATTGGAGGGTTTCTTCGACGAGtcggacgaggaggacggTGATGAAGTCGAAACACCCTCGACCACCACCACGGCAGTCTCGCCTTCAGCGACCATGTCGGCGCCGTCGCCTACAGCCACCGCCCCGGCTCCTCATTCAGGCACCCATACGCCCAAGTCGCCACTGCACTCAATCTCGCACTGCCCATCGTTCAATTCGGTCGCCCAGGCGCTGCCTCACTCTCTGTCGCCTCACTCTCTCTGTCACACTTCTTCTCACGAAGCCAGCCGACGCGGCTCGGCTGAACAG ccCTCCCGAACACAAAGCGAGCTTGCTCGTCGAATCAAGACGGAAAACATTCTCAACTCGTTCCACGACTCTCTGGAAGCCGCCTACGAAAAGTGCCATGGAGGAGCCAACCCTGAGGAGCATCAGTCTAACAAGACCGAGTACTTCCAGCAGAAACTCAAGGGCTTTGCGGCTCTGGACGTGGACGAGCAGTTGATTGCAGACTACCCCGTGTGGTTGCTCAAGAATGTGCTCATCCAGGGCCATCTGTACATCACCGCCAAACACATGTGCTTTCTGTCGTATCTTCCTCGACGTCAGAATGCCAACATTCGCTCGGGTACCCTGGTCAAGGCTCGAAAACGATCTCTTCGAGAAGGCACTCGATACTGGTGTGTGCTGAAGAACGACTCCTTCTCCTACTACCCCGATTCCACTGACGTTTACTTTCCTGCAGGTACAATTGATCTGTCTGAGGCCCTTGCAGCTGAGCTGTGCGATGACGAAGGCGACGTGACCGAGCCTGAGTCGTTCCGAATCGTCATGCCCAAGAAGTCGGTGCTGTTCAAGGCCGATTCTCACTCTGCTGCCCACGAGTGGGTCAAGGCTCTGCAGAAGGAAATCTTCCGAGCCCACAACCAGGGCGATACAGTTCGTATCGTTATCCCCCTGCAGAACATTGTCgatctggagaagaccaagattTTTGAATtcgccaccaccatcaaAACATCTGTGGTGGAGTCCAACGAGACGTACGCCATTGACGAGTACATTTTCACCTTTTTCAAGTTTGGTGACGATGTTCTGCGAACACTGACAGAGAATGGTGTTGAGATTAGCGGCGGAAATTTCTCCCCACGACAATCTCAGCTAGCCGTGGGACACAAGCACGTGACTGAGTCTGTTCGAGATTCCACGTTGCTCCATGCCTCTGgccaccatcaccattTCTTCCACTCGGCGCATCATGAGAGTGATGGCAAGTCTAACAGCAAGAGCCATACATCCTCTAGATCTCACACTCCTCGTAACCTGACACCCCAGGTCACTGGTGAGCAGCCTCACGAGAGGGACGAGAAGAGAGACAGCAAGCTGCCTCGTTTGCCGAAGTTTCTGCGACGgttcaaggacaaggtggaTGACAAGTGTGACGACAAGCCCACACTTGTGCCTTCATTTCTCAAGTCGCGAGCCTCTTCTCGTCGAAACTCCGCCGAGGGAAGTGACCGACCCAATCTGGCCTCCCAGCGAACCAGTTCTTCCACTCTTTTCCCCTCTGCCCCTCCTACTCCTGGATCTCAGCCTACCACTCCTGGAGTGCATGCGCCTGGATCGTCGACCCCGGGTGGGAGCTACGGCACCACGACCCCCGGAACTCCCGCCTCGGCCGACTCGGTGTCTCTCGCTGGCACCCCCGGCGTCGCTGCTCCTGTGGGCGACATTGAGGGCCTGAATGGCAACCCCATGCCTGCTGGTATTGctgccgagctcaaggagaagcgaaagaGCGGAGGCGCTACTTCTTCAGGCGCTGCTACCGGTGCCACCACTCCCGGTGGCGCTGCCGCTCCTGGTTCTACTGGAAACTCTTCTCCTGGCACTCCtggtggtcttggaggCCCTGGAGCCGTTGGAGCCGGGGGCCCAGGTGTCATGGGAGGCGCTGAATCTGCGCCTGCAGGCACTGTTCCTCAACAGTCTCATCACGCTGGAATTTCTGTAGTAGCACCCCACgaccctgctgctgctgctgctgctgctgccgccgaTGCCGCTGCTCCTTTCACCAGAggccctggttctggcATTCCCGAGATTCAGGACGACTCTGACTCGTCCGACGACGACCACTGGGGCCATATTGGTACCGCGGAGGTCGACGAGGACCCTGAACAGGACACattcaagaagaagaacaagcgTTTCTCCACGCTGTCCAAGGTGTCTGATCTGTGGTCTGGATCCACCAAGCACTACGGCAAGCACCACACCGAGCggcttggagatgatgacgacAAGCATCTTGCTTCTGCAGAAGAGATCACCGAGTCCAACGAGCGATTCCAGAAACGGTTTGCCTTGGGCACTGAGGAACGTCTGATTGCCTCGTACCACTGCCATCTGCACCGAGGCGGTATTCCGACTTACGGTAAGATGTATGTGTCCACCAACTACGTCACTTTCCGGTCTTTCCTGCGAACCAAGACGCTTATGATTGTGCCTCTCAAGGTGGTCGAGAACGCCACCAAGGACTCTGGCTTCAAGTTTGGCTATTCTGGTCTGGTTTTGACCATCCAAGGCTACGAGGAGATATTCTTTGAGTTTGCCTCGGCTTCTCATCGAGACGACGCCGAGGTGATGCTGCTGCGTCAGCTGGACATCATCCGACCCCATATCAACGATGATATCAAGTCCGACGACCAGTACATGTTGCAAAGTGCCCGACTGTGCACTTATGAGGacgctctcaaggctgAGGCTAATGTGGAGATGCCTCCTGTCATTATTGACGGTAATTTGGCGTCGGTACTGCCTGGTCTTGTCACTCCTCAGTCCAAGATGCTTTTCACTTTGTTGACCATTGGTTCAAGAGGAGACGTGCAGCCTTACATTTCCCTGGGTAAAGCCCTGATCGAGGAGGGCCACAGGGTGCGAATTGCCACGCACTCCGAGTTCAAGGACTGGATCGAGGGCTATGGCAtcgagttcaaggaggtggccgGTGACCCCTCGGAGCTCATGAAGATCATGGTGGACCACGGAGTCTTTTCCGTGTCTTTCCTGCGAGATGCTGCCTCCAAGTTCCGGGGCTGGATcaacgagctgctggcgTCTTCCTGGGAGGCCTGTCAGGGCTCTGACGTGCTGATCGAGTCGCCTTCAGCCATGGCCGGCATCCATATTGCCGAGGCTCTTCAGATCCCCTACTTCCGAGCCTTCACCATGCCCTGGTCTCGAACTCGAGCTTACCCTCATGCGTTTATTGTGCCCGACCAGAAGATGGGAGGCTCGTACAACTACCTGACCTACGTCATGTTTGACAATGTCTTTTGGAAGGGTATTTCTGGCCAGGTGAACCGATGGAGAAAGAAGACGCTGCACCTCCCCAGAACCAATCTGGACCACATGGAGCAGAACAAGGTGCCCTTCCTATACAATGTGTCGCCTGCAgttcttcctcctccggTTGATTTCCCCGATTGGATCAAAATCACCGGCTACTGGTTCCTGGATGAGGGTTCCAAGGACTACACTCCTGATGACAAGCTTTGTCGGTTCATGGAGAAGGCTCGAAATGACGGCAAGAAGCTGGTGTACATTGGTTTCGGCTCCATTGTTGTTTCTGACCCCACAGCGCTCACCAAGTCAGTAGTGGAGTCTGTTCTGAAGGCAGACGTTCGATGTATTTTGAACAAGGGATGGTCCGACCGTTTGGGCAAGAAGGATGCGAAGGAGCCTGAGATTCCCCTTCCCGAGGAGGTTCTCCAGATCACAAACTGTCCCCACGATTGGCTGTTCCCTCAAATTGACGCCTGTGTGCATCATGGAGGTTCTGGAACCACGGGTGCCGGCCTTCGAGCAGGTCTGcccaccatcatcaagcCCTTCTTTGGTGATCAGTTCTTTTACGCCAACCGAGTGGAAGATCTTGGAGCCGGCATCCATCTGCGTAAGCTCAACGTTTCGCAGTTCTCCAAGGCTCTATGGGAGGCTACACACAATGAGCGAATCAttgccaaggctgctgctgttggcCGTCAGATTCGATCTGAGAATGGTGTCATTAGTGCCATTCAGGCCATTTACAGAGATCTGGACTACGCCCGGTCTCTGgtgcagaagaagcgaggCTACACTCCTACCagcgacaaggaggaggagacgtGGACTTTGGTGGACGACATCGAGAGACAGATGCAGGACGAGGTTGAGAAGCATAATCTataa
- a CDS encoding uncharacterized protein (Compare to YALI0D18381g, similar to uniprot|Q8TGI8 Talaromyces emersonii Beta- glucosidase): MIAKIPLLPFVVGALAVSNSTDSTLTPTPSHQLNSHQTQLSPNSTLTNSTLTNFTNSTHVPFTSPDFYPTPEIGTLDADKRWRAALNESLEILSQLTLVEKVNITTGLGWGGGTCVGNTGGVPRLGLKGLCLQDGPLGIAQTDYVTVFPCGIAMAATFDRNLVHQRGTAIGQEAKAKGVDVHLGPVVGPLGRHATGGRNWEGFSPDPYLAGKLVSEAIRGIQSENVMATVKHFIGNEQEHYRLYSEWARFGFDNLTTSVSSNIDDRTMHEAYLWPFADAVKAGVASVMCSYQQINGSSGCQNSATLNGKLKSELGFQGFVVSDWQAQLSGVSNALAGLDMSMPGNDVDGNIFWGPDLTKMVANGTLPESRLDDMVLRILTATIYTGIDEREPTFSAFTTETFGNPNPVLMFNINYTSTLVNLHLDTRTAFSSRVALEGAEAAAVLLKNDGILPLQGPENVGVFGVGSQIGPKGAYCGFSMQCSDGALIEGWGSGTANPTEYTSPYEALRQRANQAGGHVIGTTESWNMTLPLIMADNSDVNIIYVLSNSGEGGSTVLDNMGDRNNVSLWHNGDELITTLANSSRNNIVVVTTVGQVDLEPWISHPNVSAVVLTGPAGAYGGKAMAEVLYGDVNPSGKLPYTIAKDPQDYIPVVVDIPEDGAPQAYFDEGVYMDYKMFDKLNKTVRFEFGYGLSYSDFEFGDLDVVVDEFISELLPSPPRPIIVDKPSSTSSNSSHGDLKAPKGFKPIRGVVYPWIDVNSLTAGEALSGVSPALATLLGLGKPDTCAVPAKHETGDDDKDSKSDDKTKRDTESDAADDEIETVSTSNETAVETTIGMKNTSEPFHFANGTGTSTNAAGGVGGNPSLWKTVATVSHTIRNLGPYPGAAVTQMYIAFPQDDIDSPLIQLRGFDKTRVLDVGELETNSYDILWRDLAVWDVVIQSWRVQRGEYKIYVGNSSRDFVLIESFTLQ, translated from the coding sequence ATGATTGCAAAAATACCCCTACTTCCGTTCGTGGTAGGAGCTCTGGCTGTGtccaactccaccgacTCCACTCTCACCCCGACTCCATCTCACCAACTCAACTCTCACCAAACTCAACTCTCACCAAACTCAACTCTCACCAACTCAACTCTCAccaacttcaccaactCTACCCATGTTCCCTTCACTTCTCCCGATTTCTATCCTACTCCCGAAATTGGCACTCTGGACGCGGACAAGCGGTGGAGAGCTGCTCTGAACGAGTCCCTGGAGATTCTGTCTCAGCTGACTCTTGTCGAAAAGgtcaacatcaccacagGTCTTGGTTGGGGAGGAGGCACCTGTGTCGGCAACACTGGCGGAGTTCCCAGACTCGGTCTTAAGGGTCTCTGTCTCCAGGACGGACCTCTGGGAATTGCTCAGACCGACTACGTGACTGTTTTCCCCTGCGGAATTGCCATGGCGGCCACCTTTGACAGAAACCTGGTCCACCAGAGAGGCACCGCCATTGGAcaggaggccaaggccaagggaGTCGATGTCCATCTGGGACCCGTCGTGGGACCTCTGGGACGACACGCAACGGGCGGCCGAAACTGGGAGGGCTTTTCTCCGGACCCCTACCTGGCCGGAAAGCTCGTGTCCGAAGCTATCCGAGGTATCCAGTCCGAGAACGTCATGGCCACCGTCAAACACTTCATTGGCAATGAGCAGGAGCACTACCGGCTCTACTCCGAGTGGGCTCGTTTCGGATTCGACAACCTCACCACTTCGGTATCCTCCAACATTGACGATCGAACCATGCACGAGGCCTACCTGTGGCCCTTTGCCGACGCCGTCAAGGCCGGAGTGGCTTCAGTCATGTGTTCGTACCAGCAGATCAACGGCTCGTCGGGCTGCCAAAACAGCGCCACGCTCAACGGCAAGCTCAAGTCCGAGCTCGGGTTCCAGGGCTTTGTGGTGTCGGACTGGCAGGCCCAGCTCAGCGGAGTGTCCAATGCTCTAGCCGGACTGGACATGAGCATGCCTGGTAACGACGTGGACGGAAACATCTTCTGGGGACCGGACTTGACCAAAATGGTGGCTAACGGCACTCTTCCCGAGTCCAGACTCGACGATATGGTGCTGCGAATTCTCACAGCCACCATCTACACAGGCATCGACGAAAGAGAGCCCACCTTCTCCGCCTTCACTACTGAAACCTTTGGCAACCCCAACCCCGTGCTCATGTTCAACATCAACTacacctccaccttggtCAACCTCCATCTGGACACCCGAACCGCCTTTTCTTCCCGTGTGGCGCTGGAGGGAGCCGAGGCTGCAGCAGTCCTTCTCAAGAACGACGGAATTCTGCCTCTGCAGGGCCCCGAGAATGTCGGAGTGTTTGGAGTCGGCTCACAAATCGGGCCAAAGGGAGCCTACTGCGGGTTCTCCATGCAATGCTCGGATGGAGCTCTCATCGAGGGATGGGGAAGTGGAACTGCCAACCCAACAGAGTACACTTCTCCGTACGAAGCACTCCGACAACGAGCCAAccaagctggaggccaCGTGATTGGAACCACCGAGTCCTGGAACATGACGCTGCCTCTGATCATGGCTGACAACTCGGACGTTAACATCATCTATGTGCTGTCCAACTCCGGAGAGGGAGGTTCGACCGTTCTGGACAACATGGGAGACAGAAACAACGTGTCTCTGTGGCACAATGGCGACGAACTGATCACCACTCTTgccaacagctccagaaacaACATTGTCGTCGTTACCACCGTTGGTCAGGTTGATTTGGAGCCTTGGATCTCGCATCCCAACGTATCGGCCGTGGTTCTCACTGGTCCTGCTGGTGCCTATGGAGGTAAAGCCATGGCCGAGGTTCTCTATGGAGACGTCAACCCATCGGGAAAGCTGCCTTATACCATTGCCAAGGACCCCCAAGACTACATTCCGGTGGTTGTGGACATTCCCGAAGATGGAGCTCCTCAGGCCTACTTTGATGAGGGTGTCTACATGGACTACAAGATGtttgacaagctcaacaagacaGTTCGGTTCGAGTTTGGTTACGGGCTGTCTTATTCGGATTTCGAGTTTGGAGACCTGGATGTGGTTGTAGACGAGTTCATTTCCGAgcttcttccttctcctcctcggcctaTCATTGTTGACAagcccagcagcaccagctcCAACTCGTCCCACGGCGATCTCAAGGCTCCCAAGGGTTTCAAGCCCATTCGAGGAGTTGTCTACCCGTGGATTGACGTTAATTCCCTGACTGCCGGCGAAGCTCTTTCGGGAGTGAGTCCTGCTCTTGCCACTTTGCTGGGTCTAGGTAAACCTGATACCTGTGCTGTTCCCGCCAAGCACGAGACTGGCGATGATGACAAGGACTCCAAGTCTGACGATAAGACCAAGAGAGACACCGAGTCGGATGCTGCCGATGATGAAATTGAAACAGTCAGCACCTCCAACGAAACCGCCGTTGAAACCACCATTGGAATGAAGAACACCTCCGAGCCCTTCCACTTTGCCAACGGAACAGGGACGTCAACAAACGCCGccggaggagttggaggaaACCCATCTCTCTGGAAAACCGTCGCCACCGTGTCTCACACCATCCGAAACCTCGGTCCCTATCCAGGAGCCGCAGTCACCCAGATGTACATTGCCTTCCCTCAGGACGACATTGATTCGCCTCTCATTCAACTTCGGGGATTTGACAAGACTCGGGTTCTGGACGTCGGAGAACTCGAAACTAATTCCTACGACATCTTGTGGAGAGACCTGGCTGTTTGGGACGTGGTCATCCAGAGCTGGAGAGTCCAGAGAGGAGAGTACAAGATCTACGTCGgcaactcctccagagacttTGTTCTCATCGAGTCCTTTACTCTCCAGTAG
- a CDS encoding uncharacterized protein (Compare to YALI0D18359g, weakly similar to uniprot|Q8CE47 Mus musculus Hypothetical protein), translating to MELSHLSTESLKDVDLSLTDVEDHTLHDVSSVDTAHRYLKSNDSHSTYPPFNMDALDHSIKGDFTHKAEPCESDYTGDAETTFGSDGPTVVYKSYKRRWFGIVALVLLNIVSSWGWLTFAAISNLVVDKFHLSSEAPVNWLSTVILFAFCLTPPAVSWVLHKYNVRGALFVSGIFVICGNWVRYAGSKTNNFGAVMFGQILIGFGQPFALGAPSYFTDQWFTSKSRVTANALASLSNPLGGAIAQLVGPAMVAADPTQFDMFILVTAIVSTVAAASTLLVPKEPPTPPCPSATIEKLPLKESLFKLVKSRYFVTVFFPFAIYVGFFNAFSTFINQIMLPYGYSEDNAGIAGALLIFVGIVFTLIISPIVDRFHFHLWLIRICVPIIAACYIGAIFMSTKEGDDQLAGPFVVCAILGASSFALLPTFLELIPEQTSPVSPAVSSNILWVGGQFFGAIFIICMDALKYNETQGDPPGNMRRALIFQAVIACVGVIPMLFIPALPSSRIDMDRKR from the coding sequence ATGGAACTATCTCACCTGTCGACCGAGTCTTTAAAAGACGTGGACCTGTCGCTGACGGACGTGGAAGACCACACCCTGCACGACGTTTCCTCCGTCGACACCGCCCACAGATACCTCAAGAGCAACGACTCCCACTCCACCTACCCCCCCTTCAACATGGACGCGCTGGACCACTCCATCAAAGGCGATTTCACTCACAAGGCCGAGCCGTGCGAAAGCGACTACACTGGGGACGCGGAAACCACCTTTGGCAGCGACGGCCCCACAGTGGTGTACAAGTCGTACAAGCGACGATGGTTTGGAATCGTGGCGCTGGTTCTGCTGAACATTGTCTCGTCCTGGGGCTGGCTCACGTTCGccgccatctccaacctgGTGGTCGACAAGTTCCACCTCAGCAGTGAAGCCCCCGTCAACTGGCTGTCCACCGTCATCCTGTTCGCCTTCTGCCTGACCCCTCCCGCAGTCTCCTGGGTGCTtcacaagtacaatgtgCGGGGAGCTCTATTTGTGTCGGGCATTTTTGTCATTTGCGGAAACTGGGTCAGATACGCTGGctccaagaccaacaacTTTGGCGCCGTCATGTTTGGACAGATTCTCATTGGTTTCGGCCAGCCTTTTGCCCTCGGAGCCCCCTCCTACTTCACTGACCAGTGGTTCACCTCAAAGTCTCGAGTCACCGCCAATGCCCTGgcctctctctccaaccctctCGGTGGAGCCATTGCCCAGCTCGTGGGCCCCGCCATGGTGGCGGCCGACCCCACCCAGTTTGATATGTTCATCCTGGTGACCGCCATTGTGTCTACCGTGGCTGCTGCCTCCACGCTACTGGTGCCCAAGGAGCCCCCCACCCCTCCTTGTCCCTCTGCCAccattgagaagctgcCGCTCAAGGAATCGCTGTTCAAGCTTGTCAAGTCGCGGTACTTTGTCACCGTCTTCTTCCCCTTTGCCATCTACGTCGGTTTCTTCAATGCCTTCTCCACTTTCATTAACCAGATCATGCTGCCCTACGGTTACTCCGAGGATAATGCTGGTATTGCCGGAGCTCTGCTGATTTTTGTCGGTATCGTGTTCACCCTCATCATCTCCCCCATTGTCGACCGGTTCCACTTCCATCTGTGGCTCATTCGAATCTGTGTGCCCATCATCGCCGCCTGCTACATCGGAGCCATCTTCATGTccaccaaggagggcgACGACCAGCTTGCAGGCCCCTTTGTTGTCTGCGCCATTCTCGGAGCATCGTCGTTTGCACTACTACCCACTTTCCTGGAGCTCATTCCCGAGCAGACCTCTCCCGTCTCCCCCGCCGTGTCCTCCAATATTTTGTGGGTTGGTGGCCAGTTCTTCGGAGCCATTTTCATCATTTGTATGGATGCTCTCAAGTACAACGAGACCCAGGGCGATCCTCCCGGAAACATGCGACGGGCCCTCATTTTCCAGGCCGTCATTGCTTGCGTTGGAGTCATTCCCATGCTCTTCATCCCCGCTCTTCCTAGCAGTCGTATTGACATGGATCGAAAGCGGTAA
- a CDS encoding uncharacterized protein (Compare to YALI0D18436g, no similarity) produces MHNNDPTAYPSIDGLMSIPNDTDEQTARRLSQPTPDVSLAEAQTPYFHLNLEPAQSEPAAISPTTSTDTTATARPNLGRSRSRERPASIISRRTSTLKKRHSFLPWLKRDSKGEEETANMPTSTPADSSWNQSKHKQYHLQARAYHDQRMSKAASTAPVSGNSSMGGSPIPGTPTFDKYSMVPPTSDAPLPVGNQIPSGTPSLAPSRSNSRTASFSGTPGAMTPNTHSGNSSASQSKRNSFVRRPSGSGGLVSPDDAAIMGPPREAMPVDPNQHVLEAVAKFGNVASNSSGHIACGILRSLSLTGSKPRSRTGSVPTSMVGSPLMSPSTPGTPGAMTPIGSSPDHLLAIQDVLSRVSKTSRLLSASRV; encoded by the exons ATGCACAACAACGATCCCACAGCGTATCCGTCGATTGACGGCTTG ATGAGCATACCAAACGATACAGACGAGCAAACGGCGCGGCGGTTGTCGCAACCGACGCCGGACGTGAGTCTTGCGGAGGCACAGACGCCCTATTTCCACCTGAATCTGGAACCGGCCCAGAGTGAGCCGGCGGCAATATCTCCTACCACCAGCACAGACACAACGGCAACTGCACGTCCGAATCTGGGGCGATCGCGATCGCGAGAACGACCGGCCAGCATCATCAGCCGACGGACGTCCACGCTCAAGAAACGACACAGTTTCCTGCCGTGGCTCAAGAGAGACAGCAagggcgaggaggagaccgCCAACATGCCCACATCCACACCAGCAGACTCGTCGTGGAACCAgtccaaacacaaacagtaCCATCTGCAGGCGCGAGCGTACCACGACCAGCGCATGTCTAAGGCCGCCAGCACCGCGCCGGTCAGCGGAAACTCGTCCATGGGCGGCTCTCCCATTCCAGGCACACCCACTTTCGACAAATACAGCATGGTGCCCCCCACCAGTGACGCGCCTCTGCCCGTGGGCAACCAGATTCCGTCCGGAACGCCGTCGCTGGCGCCATCACGCAGCAACTCACGAACAGCATCCTTCAGCGGCACTCCAGGAGCCATGACGCCGAATACACATTCGGGCAACTCGTCAGCGTCCCAGTCGAAGCGGAACTCGTTTGTGAGACGGCCCTCGGGCTCCGGAGGACTGGTTTCGCCCGACGACGCCGCCATAATGGGCCCACCACGCGAAGCAATGCCAGTGGACCCCAACCAGCATGTTTTGGAAGCGGTGGCCAAGTTTGGAAATGTGGCCAGCAACTCCAGTGGGCATATTGCCTGTGGCATTTTGAGATCTCTGTCCTTGACGGGCAGTAAACCGAGGTCGAGGACCGGCTCGGTTCCTACAAGCATGGTAGGGTCTCCCTTGATGAGTCCGAGTACACCGGGTACTCCAGGAGCCATGACTCCAATTGGAAGCAGTCCTGATCATTTGTTGGCGATTCAGGATGTGCTGAGTAGGGTGAGTAAAACCAGTCGTCTTCTGAGCGCGTCACGTGTTTGA